From one Candidatus Hydrogenedentota bacterium genomic stretch:
- a CDS encoding type III pantothenate kinase — protein MLLVMDVGNSHTVLGLFEGTELRANWRVVTTTHRTSDELRILFSMLFQQENIDPRSVRGCCISSVVPQVNHSLEKAAREGFKTTPLFVGPGIRTGIVIKVDNPKEVGADRIVNAVAAVDEHGGPLIIVDFGTATTFDVVSEASEFRGGVIVPGIQISSDALFERCAMLPQVEIARPANVIGRDTISYIRSGLTFGYTDMVDGLIGRIAEEMGCNPKVVATGGFAGFISQISKRITHVDPLLTLKGLRLIYTKNERVPA, from the coding sequence ATGCTGCTCGTAATGGACGTCGGCAATTCCCATACGGTCCTGGGTCTCTTCGAAGGCACGGAATTGCGCGCTAATTGGCGTGTCGTCACCACGACGCACCGCACCAGCGACGAATTGCGCATCTTGTTCAGCATGCTGTTTCAACAAGAGAACATCGATCCGCGCTCCGTGCGCGGATGCTGCATATCCAGCGTCGTGCCGCAAGTCAACCACTCTCTCGAAAAGGCGGCTAGAGAAGGGTTCAAGACGACGCCACTTTTCGTCGGACCCGGCATCCGCACCGGCATCGTCATCAAAGTCGACAACCCCAAAGAGGTGGGGGCCGATCGCATTGTCAATGCTGTCGCTGCGGTCGACGAACATGGCGGTCCACTAATCATCGTTGATTTCGGCACGGCCACCACCTTCGACGTGGTTTCCGAAGCTTCCGAGTTCCGTGGCGGCGTCATCGTTCCCGGCATTCAGATTTCCTCCGACGCCCTCTTCGAACGGTGCGCCATGCTTCCACAAGTCGAAATTGCCAGGCCCGCCAATGTGATCGGGCGCGATACGATCTCTTACATCCGATCCGGTCTCACCTTCGGTTATACCGACATGGTCGATGGACTCATTGGCCGTATCGCTGAAGAAATGGGCTGCAATCCGAAGGTCGTCGCCACGGGCGGTTTTGCGGGTTTCATCTCGCAAATCTCCAAGCGCATTACACATGTCGATCCCTTGCTTACACTGAAAGGGCTGCGGCTCATCTACACCAAGAATGAGAGGGTACCTGCGTGA
- a CDS encoding biotin--[acetyl-CoA-carboxylase] ligase → MSRGFQQDSLLATPLNTSFVGSRVLMYEEVESTNDRALHLGGEGTVIIADRQTSGRGRHGRSWDSQAGLGLWFSVAFETPIDGLAFAAPLAVRDAVKPICACTVKWPNDVLAGGRKICGILVESRNNRTALGIGINVRHKPEDFPPELKDKATSIECLAGRDVDRGALLRDVLTELDRRIMVLRQGGLEAVRREWVEACAIMGRRVRCGDHVGVVKEITPEGGLVLETESGVRQLLLGEIVEMNGA, encoded by the coding sequence ATGTCTAGAGGATTCCAACAAGACTCCCTCTTGGCAACCCCGCTCAACACCTCATTTGTGGGCTCTCGTGTGTTGATGTATGAAGAAGTGGAATCGACAAACGACCGCGCGCTTCACCTGGGTGGCGAAGGGACCGTCATTATTGCAGACCGCCAGACCTCCGGACGGGGCCGTCATGGCCGTTCGTGGGACAGCCAAGCCGGCCTGGGCCTCTGGTTCAGCGTAGCCTTTGAGACCCCTATCGACGGACTGGCCTTTGCCGCGCCACTGGCTGTACGCGATGCGGTGAAACCGATTTGTGCCTGCACGGTCAAATGGCCGAATGATGTCCTTGCCGGGGGCCGCAAGATCTGCGGAATACTCGTTGAAAGCCGAAACAATCGCACCGCCCTGGGGATCGGCATCAACGTGCGCCACAAACCCGAGGACTTCCCCCCGGAGCTTAAGGACAAGGCAACGTCTATCGAATGCCTCGCGGGACGCGACGTCGACCGGGGAGCCCTTCTCCGAGACGTTTTGACGGAACTCGACCGGAGAATTATGGTATTAAGGCAGGGCGGCCTGGAAGCTGTCCGCAGGGAATGGGTAGAAGCCTGTGCCATCATGGGCCGTCGCGTGCGGTGCGGCGATCACGTGGGTGTTGTGAAAGAGATTACTCCGGAAGGCGGTCTCGTGCTGGAAACCGAAAGCGGCGTCCGGCAGTTGCTCCTGGGCGAAATCGTAGAGATGAACGGAGCCTGA
- a CDS encoding LPS export ABC transporter periplasmic protein LptC, translating into MKRSLVVIAVIAAAIAGCTKPAATPSQPAPAPTQQPGTQPATPAPAQPETVPTASAPSDQVTMTGNLTFKLFETSVEGEQQKPTFEVTSPQGSLLEDNVWALKNASAVVFGKNGEETRFEAGSARFDNVNKTAELSEGVVITMGTRRIELQDVTWNNDKREAVSENEATVTDGDTQLKSKGMEFHAETQQLLLRNVVGKVSMQGGATQ; encoded by the coding sequence GTGAAGCGAAGTTTAGTCGTAATCGCGGTCATTGCCGCGGCCATTGCAGGCTGCACGAAACCTGCAGCAACGCCGTCCCAACCGGCTCCAGCTCCGACCCAGCAACCAGGTACGCAACCCGCAACGCCTGCTCCCGCCCAGCCTGAAACGGTGCCAACCGCCTCGGCGCCGTCGGATCAGGTCACGATGACGGGCAATCTCACGTTCAAGCTCTTCGAGACGTCTGTCGAAGGTGAACAACAAAAACCCACTTTCGAAGTAACCTCGCCACAGGGCTCGCTGCTCGAAGACAACGTGTGGGCGCTTAAGAACGCTTCCGCCGTCGTATTCGGAAAGAACGGCGAGGAAACCCGCTTCGAAGCCGGCAGCGCCCGCTTTGACAACGTGAACAAGACGGCGGAACTTTCCGAGGGCGTCGTAATCACCATGGGGACACGCCGCATTGAGCTCCAGGATGTGACATGGAACAACGATAAACGTGAGGCCGTCTCGGAAAACGAGGCCACCGTCACCGACGGCGATACTCAGTTGAAGTCCAAGGGGATGGAGTTCCATGCCGAGACGCAGCAACTCCTGCTGCGGAACGTGGTCGGCAAGGTCAGCATGCAGGGAGGCGCCACCCAATGA